From the Flavobacterium gyeonganense genome, the window TAGTTTCTTTCTGATTTATACCTAAAGAAATTTTCTGCTGATTATCTTTCGAGGAAGCATCAAAAACTACATTTCCTTCAATTTTACTTTCTGAGTTATTTTTCAGGGTGATTTCTATATTGTTGTTTCTTAACTGAATGCTTTCGTATTCAATTTTAGACTTTAAATCCACTTCAACAGGTTGCCACCATGCTACATCGCCTTGTTTTAACTGAATGAAAAAAGTTTTAGTCTTATTACCATATACAATTGCCTGATAGTATTTATTTGTTTTTGAAACTTCGCTAAGAATAGACTGAGGATCATAAACCGAAACAATATCTGCTTTAGATGTTGTTATATTAAAAGATTCTCCTGCTGTTAAAGAAGTAATAGGTTTAATCTCTTCTAAAATATCACCTTTCCAGTTAATTTTCACCTCATAAGCAGTACTATAAGGTACTTCAATAGAGATTTTTGGATTGCCAATACTTTCCTGAATATTTTTCCAGTTAACTGTTTTTCCATTAACCGTTATATGCTGAATCCCTTCAAAAGGTGCGTTTAGAACTAATTTCAAATTCATTTTTGCTGCGAACTGATTTTTTATAAGATATGAATCAGTTTTGTTTTCTCTTTTAAAATCAATTGAAATATCCGGAATATCTAAAGCTGCGTGATTCCATTTTGCAGGAAATCCAGGCTGAATCGTTAAAACTTCCGCCAAAGCATCAGGCTGGATACCAAAAAGCCCTTCTACCAAAGTTCTTGACGTCATTCCGATTGGATCTGCAAAATCACGGTATAATTCGCCTCTCATTGCATCCTGATATAAAAGCTGTTCAAAACCACCCGGAGAAGCGCCCAGATACATACTTTCGATCAACACACTTTCCCACATTTTAAATGCTTTTTCTGATTGACCTCCCTGCCAGAAAGCCAGCGATGTATGCAATTGTTCTGCCAGCGCCACATTATTAATAGACCATGTATAAGGCTGCCAATTGGTGGTGCTTATCGTATAAAGATCAGTTTTATCAAGTCCTTCTGCTGAAATAGGGATATGCGGAATCTGCTTGTCCACATAACTCAGCATCTGATAACTCTCAAACGGATTCGATAATTCGGAATCGATAGTGTGGTAAATACTCCAGACACCGGGAACATCATGCAATAATCTGTTTCCTAATGCGTCTTTATATTCTGCAAAAATGCCTTTTTTTGGAATCCAGAGCTGATCTTTCGAAGCTTTTAGGATTTTATCCGCTTCTTTAACAAAAGGATTTTCATTCTGCTGAATCTTTTTGGCTACTTCAGCCACCGTTTTATTTGCATAAAAATTATAAGCCGAAGAATGTATTACACCGCCACCGCTGTATTGTAAAGCATCGCTCGCCCAAATTGTCGCATAAGCATCATAAAGTCCGTCATTATCCGGATCGAAATTTCTTTTTCCCAGTTTAAATGCCTTTGGATTGTGGGCCACATTTCTTTCATAAACGAAGTATCTCCCGTCCACTTAAAATGCCTCAGCATCTGGTCGAAAAAAACCAGGTTCATGTCATAATGATGCGCCACTGTATTTTTGTTAGGGTTCCGGCTGATGTAACCGCTGCTGAACATGGAGGTCCCCATAACTTCTTTCTGACGGGCAAAATTGCGAACCGTATCCAAAACAATAGGACCGTTTTCAGGAGCTGTTACCTGCGAATTGCTGTAACTTGTAAAATGAGTTTTCGCACGATCATGCCAGCCTAAAGGATCAGCTGTATAAGCGCCACGCCACGCATTCAGGTACATGCGCCATGCAATAGCACCATGAAGGTAAGCCGGGCTTTCCCAAATTCCGTCAGCTGCTATTGAAAGTGCTGAACCTAATGTATTAATGTAAGGATCCGGAGTTACAACCTTTACTCTATTCGCCAAAAGATATGTTTCCTGAACCGATTTGTCATACAATTGCGATAATCCTTTTTGAGAAACATCCGATTTTAAATCCTCGCTTGAAAACAGCCAAAACATTTCGCTTTTTGAAATGGCATTTTTTCCTGTAACAAGCGTCAGATTTTCAGGATTGGAACTGTACAATTCCAAAGGTGTCTTTTGCTGTTTTGGATTGGCTAACTTTATATCAGAACCCGGGAAGTAGCCTGTGAGTTTTTTGTTGTTACCTGTTTTCTCTTTATTGCTTTCAGAACCGTATTCCAGTAAAAAAGACTGTTTTTTTAGGGTATATTTATTATTGGTACAATATTCAGGCTGTAAATAAAACACCGACTCAGGGTCAGCACCAATATCGCCGTCACGACTGAATTTTTTCCCCGTTGCACCACCGTATGCCCAAACTAAATTCACTTTTTTAGGTACATTTTCCCCATAAACTTTTACAATAAAACCTTCTTTTTCTTTTAAGGCAACTACTTTTACAATTAGTTTTCCGTTATCTAAAATGGGGTCCTGAATTTCGTATTGTATCGTACCCAATACATATTTTGTGTCAATTTTTGAAGCCTCGGTAATCCATTTGCTGTCTTTGCCATTAACCAGACCGAGTTTAAAATTCCCGCCCATTCCCGGCATGTACATCGCAAATTCAGGTAAGTCCCCTGTCTCAACTCTAAAACCTGTATTCGAGCCATAAAGTGCCCTGTTGAATTTTCTGGCACCGTTTTTTAAAACAAAACTATTCCCTTCAGGAGCATAATGAATTTTACGCACAGCTTGTTTTTCCTGTCCTATAGTTAGCAAAGGACAGAGCAATAATAAGCCAATAAGGTTCGGGATGGTATTGTTTTTGGTTTTCATAAAATTTAATAATTCAGAGGCACATAATCACTATCAAATACCTAATGATTTTGATAATTTAAACGCAATTTCTCTGTTTTTTTATGGTATCGCATCCTGTACCTACCTGATTTTTGCAATATCATAATTTATATTCTTTCATTTTTTTAACATCATAGTACAGGATACTATATAAAAATGTAACCGTTAGTTTTGAAAATACAATAATTTAAATAGAAAAACTTTGATAAACATTAAAACTTCTCTCTGTGCCATTTTTTGTTTTGTCTTACAGCTAAATCTGTTTGCTTTGAACAATAATTCTTCAGATAAGATAATACCACAGAAAACTACTGAAAGTAAATTGTTTAATTTTGGAAATGCCTTAAAAAATAAAAAAGGAATATCCATAAATACTGCTTTGACTTATAATACAACAACAGGTTATGGTTTTGATATTAATTCGGCTTCGAATGCAACAATCAATTCAAATACATTTTCTGCTGTTAAGCCAACTTACTTTTCCGTAAAACTTCCGGAGGGAAATTATCAAATTGAGGTTGTAATGGGAAGTTCTGAAAAACAGATAAATGTTACTATAAAAGCAGAATCCCGAAGATTGATGCTGGATCAGCTTTCAATTCAAAAAGGCAAACCGGTAACCAAAATTTTTAATGTAAATGTCAGAACTCCAAAAATTGATGACACTCAAAATGTTTCATTAAAAGACAGGGAAAAAGATATTTTGAACTGGGACGACAAACTCACACTGGAGTTTTTAGGAGACGTTGCAATTCAGAGTATAAAAATTACTCCAAAAGACAATTTAACTGTAGTTTATCTTGCCGGAGATTCAACGGTTACCGATCAGGATGTAGAGCCTTGGGCTTCATGGGGACAGTTTATAACCAATTATTTTGACAATACAGTTGTGGTTGCCAATTATGCCGTTTCGGGTTCGGCACTGAGTTCTTTTAAAGGAGGAAATCGTTTAAAAAAAATTCTTTCATTAATAAAAAAAGGAGATTATTTATTTGTTGAATTCGGGCATAATGACGAAAAAATAAAGGGCGAAGGAAATGGAGCCTGGGGTTCTTACTCTACTCTGTTAGCCGAGTTTGTTCAGTCGGCCAAAGACAAAGGAGCTATCCCGGTTCTGGTAACCCCGACACAACGTCGCGCTTTTAACGAAAATGGAACTTTAAAAGAAACTCATGGTGATTTTCCTGCTGCCATGAGAGCCGTTGCACAAAAAAACAATATTGCCCTTATTGACGTTACCAAAATGACAACCGAGTTATATGAAACCTGGGGTGACGAACCTTCCAGAAAAGCTTTTGTACAATATCCTGCAAATACTTTCCCGGGACAGGTAAAAGTTTTGGAGGACAATACTCATTTTAATAGTTTTGGAGCAAACGAAATTGCGCTATGTGTACTTAAAGGAATTCGCGAACTCGATATACCGTTAAAAAAGCAAATCCGAAAAGAAGTTCCAAATTACAATCCCAAAAAACCAAATTATATTTCGAACTGGACACTTCCTTTGAGTGACCGATTTGAAATTACTAAACCAGATGGAAACTAAACCATTATAGAAACACCTATTTATGTTACTAAAAAAAACAATCCAAAACCTTACAATTGCTGCCGTAGCTTTATTTTCTTATCAAAACAGCGCAGCACAGCAAACGGATAAAGTTTATCTTTCCGGAAAAGATTTTGAACATCCTGTACAATGGGATTTTTATTGTACCGGAGGCAACAACAGCAAAACCTGGTCTAAGATAAATGTTCCTTCTCAATGGGAATTAGAAGGTTTTGGAGAATATACGTATGGAAGATGGTACAAAGAATTGAACCAAAAAGAGCCAAGCAAGGAAGAAGGTTTATACAAATATGAATTTGAAGTTCCTGCTGATTATAAAGACAAAGAAATTTTAATTGCGTTTGGCGGAGCCATGACCGATACCGAAGTGAAAATCAACGGAAAACTGGCCGGAGCCATTCATCAGGGTGGTTTTTACGAATTCAAATACGATATTTCATCTTTATTGAAATTCGGTTCTAAAAACACTTTAGAAGTTCATGTTTGGAAACATTCTGCAAATAAATCGGTAAATGCAGCCGAAAGAAGAGCGGACTGGTGGCTTTTTGGCGGAATTTATCGTCCTGTATGGCTTGAAATTTCACCTAAAACACATATTGAGCATATTGCTGTAAATCCAAAAATGGATGGCTCGATTACTGTAAATTTAAATCTCAAAAACGTTTCTAAAAATGCTGTTTTAGAAGCCACTCTGAAAGGTTTAAATGGAGAAAAATTCGAAACTTTTACCTTTCCTGTAAAAGCAAAAAGCACTACAGCAACAATTGCTGCTCAATGGAAAAACATCAAACCATGGAATCCGGAAAGTCCAAATTTATATGATCTGGAACTAGTTTTAAAACAAAACGGAAACATCGTTCACAAATACGATAAACGAATTGGTTTCAGAACTTTAGAATTCAAAAAACAAGACGGAATCTATGTAAATGGCACCAAAATCGTGATGAAAGGTATCAACCGTCACTCATTCTGGCCGGAAGGCGGACGAAGCACCAGCAAACGCATCAGCGAACTGGACGGTAAATTACTGAAAGACATGAATATGAATGCCGTGAGAGGACATTATCCTCCTGACGAGCACTTTCTTGACGTTTGTGATTCATTAGGACTTTTTGTGCTGAACGAATTAGCAGGCTGGCAAAACTCTTATGATACTGAAACCGGAACCAAATTAGTTAAAGAAATGGTTGTACGAGATGTGAATCACCCATCAGTAATTATCTGGGATAATGGTAATGAAGGCGGTTGGAATTACAATGTTGATAAAGTTTTTGAAGATAATGACCCACAAAAAAGAATTGTAATTCACCCTTGGGCTGACTTCAATGGGTGGGACACGCACCACTACCCGACTTATTTAACCGGAATGCATCGTTTTAATAATGGTGAAAATGTTTTTTTTCCAACCGAATTCATGCACGGAACCTACGACAACGGACACGGAGCTGCCCTTGAAGATTTCTGGACACGTTACAAACAAAGTCCGTTGTTTGCAGGAGGTTTCATGTGGGCAATGCTGGATGAAGCCGTATTTCGTTCTGACTGGACCGGAGATGCAAAATTCGACTCAAAAGGTTCATTGGCTGCGGATGGGATTTTAGGGCCGCACCGTGAAAAAGAAGGAAGCTACTATACCGTAAAAGAAGTCTGGGCGCCTGTTCAGTTTCAGCCAAAACAGGTTACTGCAGATTTTGATGGCTCTTTTTTAATTACAAACGACTATCTTTTCAGTAATCTGAATTCCTGCAGAATGGAATTTAAAGTACTGAAATCTGATAATGATGTTTTATATACTAATGGAACTTCAAAGGAAATCAGTTCTGGAAAAATTGAAATTCCGAGTATTGATCCAGGTGAAACACGTAAAATTAAATTCGCTGTTCCTGCTAATTTTACTGAAGGAGATATTTTATCCCTTTCGGCTTATGATCAGTTTAATAAAGAAATTTATACCTGGACATGGCCAATTCATAAAGCGAAATATTATGCTGCTAAATTTTTAGCGGTTCAAAATACAAAAGCAAAAGCTTCTGGTGTAAAAACCGGAAATGAAATTACTTTAAAAGGAAGTGACGTTACAGTTGTTTTAGATGCAACAACCGGAGAAATTACTTCAGTTAAAAATGGAACGAATACAATTCCGTTAACCAATGGTCCAAGACCAATCGGAATGAAAGCCAAATTAAAAGACATTCAGGTTTCACAGGAAGGCGATAAAGCGATTTGTAACGTAACTTATTCCGGTGGTTTGTCTTCTGTTAAATGGATTATGGAGCCGGACGGAAGATTTAAAATGGAACTGATTGCTTTAAAGAATGCTTCAGGCGGTGAAGGTTTTGATGGTGCTTTTTTTGAAGATAAAATCAGTGCATTCGGAATTACTTTTAGTTTTCCTGAAAAAGGAGTTACCGGAATGAAATGGTTTGGAAGAGGGCCTTATCATGTCTGGAAAAACAGAATTAAAGGAACTACTTACGGTATCTGGGAGAAAGATTATAACACAACTATAACGGGCGAAAGTTTTGAAAATCTGGTTTATCCTGAGTTTAAAGGTTATCACGCCAATTTATTAGGGGCAAGCTTAAAAGCAGGAGCATCATCATTCAAAGTTTTCAGTGAATCTGATAATTTGTATTTGAGATTATTTACACCGGATTTACCTAAAAATGGCTTCGCCGGAAGTTATCCGCAGCCAGCATTTCCGGAAGGAGATATTTCGTTTATGTATGAAATTCCGGCTATGAGGGATTTTAAACCTTTGGAACATCAGGGACCGGAAAGTCAGGCCACCAATATTCGCATCAAAAGCGGTGATGACGGAATCAAAATGAATTTATGGTTTGATTTTAGAAATTAAAAATTTTGTTTCAGGATTTTCTTTGTTTCAGGTTTCAGGTTCGTTATCAACCAACCTGAACACAAAGTATGTCATTTCGACGAAAGGAGAAATCACACTAGAAGCTCACATTCAGTACTTACTCACAGGATGTGATTTCTCCTTTCGTTGAAATGACAAAATTGAGAAAAATTACATTTTACATTTCACACAACACATTTCACACAATATGAAATCAATTAAAATAATTACAATACTTTTTTTAGGCTTCTTATTTTTAAATTTTACTTCAAAACAAAAAGACAAAAACAGACCCACTGTTTACACCGTAGGCGACTCAACTGTAAAAAACGGCAGAGGCGACGGATCCGGCGGACTTTGGGGATGGGGAGATTATATTGGGCAGTTTTTGGATACCACGAAAGTCAGAATCGAAAATCACGCTTTGGGAGGTACCAGCAGCAGAACTTTTCAGGATAAAGGTTTGTGGACAGCCGTTTTGAACAAACTAAAAAAAGGAGATTATGTCCTGATTCAGTTTGGACATAATGATGATGGCCCTTTAAACGATACCCTTCGCGCCAGAGGAACAATCAAAGGAATCGGAAACGAAACGCAGGAAATCGACAACATGCTTACCAAAAAGCAT encodes:
- a CDS encoding rhamnogalacturonan acetylesterase encodes the protein MNNNSSDKIIPQKTTESKLFNFGNALKNKKGISINTALTYNTTTGYGFDINSASNATINSNTFSAVKPTYFSVKLPEGNYQIEVVMGSSEKQINVTIKAESRRLMLDQLSIQKGKPVTKIFNVNVRTPKIDDTQNVSLKDREKDILNWDDKLTLEFLGDVAIQSIKITPKDNLTVVYLAGDSTVTDQDVEPWASWGQFITNYFDNTVVVANYAVSGSALSSFKGGNRLKKILSLIKKGDYLFVEFGHNDEKIKGEGNGAWGSYSTLLAEFVQSAKDKGAIPVLVTPTQRRAFNENGTLKETHGDFPAAMRAVAQKNNIALIDVTKMTTELYETWGDEPSRKAFVQYPANTFPGQVKVLEDNTHFNSFGANEIALCVLKGIRELDIPLKKQIRKEVPNYNPKKPNYISNWTLPLSDRFEITKPDGN
- a CDS encoding glycoside hydrolase family 2 TIM barrel-domain containing protein; amino-acid sequence: MLLKKTIQNLTIAAVALFSYQNSAAQQTDKVYLSGKDFEHPVQWDFYCTGGNNSKTWSKINVPSQWELEGFGEYTYGRWYKELNQKEPSKEEGLYKYEFEVPADYKDKEILIAFGGAMTDTEVKINGKLAGAIHQGGFYEFKYDISSLLKFGSKNTLEVHVWKHSANKSVNAAERRADWWLFGGIYRPVWLEISPKTHIEHIAVNPKMDGSITVNLNLKNVSKNAVLEATLKGLNGEKFETFTFPVKAKSTTATIAAQWKNIKPWNPESPNLYDLELVLKQNGNIVHKYDKRIGFRTLEFKKQDGIYVNGTKIVMKGINRHSFWPEGGRSTSKRISELDGKLLKDMNMNAVRGHYPPDEHFLDVCDSLGLFVLNELAGWQNSYDTETGTKLVKEMVVRDVNHPSVIIWDNGNEGGWNYNVDKVFEDNDPQKRIVIHPWADFNGWDTHHYPTYLTGMHRFNNGENVFFPTEFMHGTYDNGHGAALEDFWTRYKQSPLFAGGFMWAMLDEAVFRSDWTGDAKFDSKGSLAADGILGPHREKEGSYYTVKEVWAPVQFQPKQVTADFDGSFLITNDYLFSNLNSCRMEFKVLKSDNDVLYTNGTSKEISSGKIEIPSIDPGETRKIKFAVPANFTEGDILSLSAYDQFNKEIYTWTWPIHKAKYYAAKFLAVQNTKAKASGVKTGNEITLKGSDVTVVLDATTGEITSVKNGTNTIPLTNGPRPIGMKAKLKDIQVSQEGDKAICNVTYSGGLSSVKWIMEPDGRFKMELIALKNASGGEGFDGAFFEDKISAFGITFSFPEKGVTGMKWFGRGPYHVWKNRIKGTTYGIWEKDYNTTITGESFENLVYPEFKGYHANLLGASLKAGASSFKVFSESDNLYLRLFTPDLPKNGFAGSYPQPAFPEGDISFMYEIPAMRDFKPLEHQGPESQATNIRIKSGDDGIKMNLWFDFRN
- a CDS encoding DUF4450 domain-containing protein, producing MKTKNNTIPNLIGLLLLCPLLTIGQEKQAVRKIHYAPEGNSFVLKNGARKFNRALYGSNTGFRVETGDLPEFAMYMPGMGGNFKLGLVNGKDSKWITEASKIDTKYVLGTIQYEIQDPILDNGKLIVKVVALKEKEGFIVKVYGENVPKKVNLVWAYGGATGKKFSRDGDIGADPESVFYLQPEYCTNNKYTLKKQSFLLEYGSESNKEKTGNNKKLTGYFPGSDIKLANPKQQKTPLELYSSNPENLTLVTGKNAISKSEMFWLFSSEDLKSDVSQKGLSQLYDKSVQETYLLANRVKVVTPDPYINTLGSALSIAADGIWESPAYLHGAIAWRMYLNAWRGAYTADPLGWHDRAKTHFTSYSNSQVTAPENGPIVLDTVRNFARQKEVMGTSMFSSGYISRNPNKNTVAHHYDMNLVFFDQMLRHFKWTGDTSFMKEMWPTIQRHLNWEKEISIRIMTDFMMLMRQFGRAMLYNTAVAV